A stretch of Streptococcus chenjunshii DNA encodes these proteins:
- the rpsC gene encoding 30S ribosomal protein S3, with product MGQKVHPIGMRVGIIRDWDAKWYAEKEYADYLHEDLAIRKFINKELVDASVSTIEIERAVNKVIVTVHTAKPGMVIGKGGSNVDALRAQLNKLTGKQVHINIIEIKAPDLDAHLVGENIARQLEQRVAFRRAQKQAIQRTMRAGAKGIKTQVSGRLNGADIARSEGYSEGTVPLHTLRADIDYAWEEADTTYGKLGVKVWIYRGEILPGRKNTKGGK from the coding sequence GTGGGTCAAAAAGTACATCCAATTGGTATGCGTGTCGGAATCATCCGTGACTGGGATGCGAAATGGTATGCTGAAAAAGAATACGCGGATTACCTTCATGAGGATCTGGCAATCCGTAAATTTATCAACAAAGAGCTGGTGGATGCTTCAGTTTCAACCATTGAAATTGAGCGCGCTGTAAATAAAGTTATTGTTACAGTTCATACTGCTAAACCTGGTATGGTTATCGGGAAAGGCGGCTCAAATGTTGATGCACTTCGTGCTCAGCTCAATAAACTGACAGGCAAACAAGTTCACATTAACATCATTGAAATTAAAGCGCCGGACTTAGATGCTCACCTTGTGGGTGAAAATATTGCCCGCCAGCTTGAGCAGCGTGTTGCTTTCCGCCGCGCTCAAAAACAAGCTATTCAGCGGACAATGCGTGCGGGAGCTAAAGGAATTAAAACACAAGTATCAGGCCGTCTGAACGGTGCCGATATTGCCCGCAGCGAAGGCTATTCAGAAGGGACTGTTCCGCTTCACACACTTCGTGCCGACATTGATTATGCCTGGGAAGAAGCTGACACAACTTACGGTAAGCTTGGCGTTAAAGTTTGGATTTACCGCGGCGAAATTCTTCCAGGCCGTAAAAACACTAAAGGAGGGAAATAA
- the rpsS gene encoding 30S ribosomal protein S19, producing MGRSLKKGPFADEHLMKKIEAQANDEKKKVIKTWSRRSTIFPSFVGYTIAVYDGRKHVPVYIQEDMVGHKLGEFAPTRTYKGHAADDKRTRR from the coding sequence ATGGGACGCAGTCTTAAAAAAGGACCTTTCGCCGACGAGCATTTAATGAAAAAAATTGAAGCTCAGGCTAATGACGAAAAGAAAAAAGTAATTAAAACTTGGTCGCGCCGTTCAACGATCTTCCCAAGTTTTGTCGGATATACAATCGCAGTTTACGATGGACGCAAACATGTTCCTGTTTATATTCAGGAAGATATGGTAGGCCACAAACTTGGTGAATTTGCACCGACAAGAACTTACAAAGGTCACGCAGCTGACGATAAGAGAACACGTCGTTAA
- the rplP gene encoding 50S ribosomal protein L16, whose protein sequence is MLVPKRVKHRREFRGKMRGEAKGGKQVDFGEYGLQATTSHWITNRQIEAARIAMTRYMKRGGKVWIKIFPHKSYTAKAIGVRMGSGKGAPEGWVAPVKRGKVMFEVAGVSEEVAREALRLASHKLPVKTKFVKREAE, encoded by the coding sequence ATGTTAGTACCTAAACGTGTTAAACACCGCCGCGAATTTCGCGGAAAAATGCGCGGTGAGGCTAAAGGTGGCAAACAGGTGGATTTTGGAGAGTACGGTCTTCAAGCTACAACAAGCCACTGGATTACCAACCGTCAGATTGAGGCTGCCCGTATTGCTATGACACGTTATATGAAACGTGGCGGTAAAGTTTGGATTAAAATTTTCCCTCATAAATCATATACAGCTAAAGCAATCGGTGTGCGTATGGGATCTGGGAAAGGTGCGCCTGAAGGCTGGGTAGCTCCGGTCAAACGTGGCAAAGTGATGTTCGAAGTAGCCGGTGTTTCCGAAGAGGTGGCACGGGAAGCACTTCGCCTTGCCAGTCACAAACTGCCGGTTAAGACTAAATTCGTAAAACGTGAAGCAGAGTAA
- the rplV gene encoding 50S ribosomal protein L22 yields MAEITSAKAMARTVRVSPRKTRLVLDLIRGKNVADAIAILKFTPNKAARVVEKTLNSAIANAENNFGLEKADLVVSETFANEGPTMKRFRPRAKGSASPINKRTTHVTVVVAEK; encoded by the coding sequence ATGGCAGAAATTACTTCAGCTAAAGCAATGGCTCGTACAGTGCGTGTTTCCCCTCGGAAAACACGTCTTGTGCTCGATCTTATCCGCGGTAAGAACGTTGCTGATGCAATTGCAATTTTAAAATTCACGCCTAACAAAGCCGCTCGTGTAGTTGAAAAGACACTCAATTCAGCTATCGCTAATGCAGAAAACAATTTTGGCTTGGAAAAGGCAGATTTAGTGGTGTCTGAAACATTTGCAAACGAAGGACCGACGATGAAACGTTTCCGTCCGCGTGCGAAAGGGTCAGCTTCACCGATTAATAAACGGACAACTCACGTTACCGTAGTTGTAGCAGAAAAATAA